In the Scyliorhinus torazame isolate Kashiwa2021f chromosome 4, sScyTor2.1, whole genome shotgun sequence genome, one interval contains:
- the LOC140410281 gene encoding uncharacterized protein, whose amino-acid sequence MDTCTMAKLWKCWDCGKGFRSPSQLKIHRHTHTGEKPFTCSVCGKGFAQSFNLVSHQLVHTEERPFKCSDCEKSFKRNVGLIQHQLVHTEERPFKCFVCRESFKSSGGLNQHQQVHTEERPFKCCLCEKCFKSNEGLIKHQQVHSEERPFKCSVCGKCLKTCEGLIQHQQVHSEERPFKCFVCGKCLKTCEGLIQHQQVHSEERPFKCSACGKCLKSNEGLIQHQRVHSEERPFSCSQCGKNFGQLCYLTEHLRVHTGERPFTCPVCGKEFMCASHTAEHLRAHTAERTFTCLMCGRGFTCASHLMEHKRVHTGERPFTCPMCGKGFTCYFHLSEHLRLHTGERPFICSMCAKVFSCASHLTEHLRVHTGEIMRLLSAWQEVQAVFHPQ is encoded by the coding sequence ATGGACACCTGTACCATGGCGAAACTCTGGAAATgttgggactgtgggaagggatttagatcCCCATCTCAGCTGAAAATtcatagacacactcacactggggagaaaccattcacctgctctgtgtgtggtaaaGGTTTTGCTCAGTCATTTAACCTAGTGTCACACCAACTAgtccacactgaggagagacctttcaaatgttctgactgtgagaaaagCTTTAAGCGCAATGTGGGGTTAATTCAACACCAGCTGGttcacaccgaggagagacctttCAAATGTTTTGTCTGCAGGGAGAGCTTTAAGAGTTCCGGTGGTTTAAATCAACATCAACAAGttcacaccgaggagagacctttcaaatgctGTCTCTGTGAGAAGTGTTTCAAGAGCAATGAGGGTTTAATTAAACATCAACaagttcactctgaggagagaccttttaaatgctctgTCTGCGGGAAGTGTTTGAAGACCTGTGAGGGTTTAATTCAACATCAAcaagttcacagtgaggagagaccttttaaatgctttgTCTGTGGGAAGTGTTTGAAGACCTGTGAGGGTTTAATTCAGCATCAACAAGTTCACAGTGAggaaagaccttttaaatgttctgcctGTGGGAAGTGTTTGAAGAGCAATGAGGGTTTAATTCAACATCAAcgagttcacagtgaggagagaccgttcagttgctctcagtgtgggaagaattTTGGGCAATTATGTTACCTCACTGAACATttacgcgttcacactggggagaggcccttcacttgccccgtgtgtgggaaggaatttatGTGTGCTTCCCATACTGCTGAACATCTACGTGCTCACACAGCGGAGAGGACCTTCACTTGCTTGATGTGTGGGAGAGGATTCACTTGTGCTTCCCACCTCATGGAACacaagcgtgttcacactggggagaggcctttcacttgccccatgtgtgggaaaggattcacttgttATTTCCACCTCTCTGAACATCTAcgtcttcacactggggagaggcccttcatTTGCTCCATGTGTGCAAAAGTATTTTCTTGTGCTTCCCACCTTACAGAACATctacgtgttcacactggggaaatcATGCGTCTGCTTTCAGCATGGCAAGAAGTTCAGGCAGTATTCCACCCTCAGTGA